CGGCTCGTCCTCGACAAGTCTACCTTGACCAAATCATGATGGAGAGCCAAGGGCCGTCGGAGGTGATTGTTCCAGCCCCAGCACTCAATCAAGAAATGCAAGCACTTCGCGAAAGATTCATGAAGGCTCGCTCACGATTTGGACAGCGACAAACAACTGCTTCCGAAGTCGTTGAAACGACGGAAACTGACGCACCGGAACAAGACGAGACGGTTGAAAGAGTCACCGTTGAAAACATTAGCGATTCTTCTTCAAGCACAACCACTTTATCCTTGGATAATGAAGAGATTCCCAAAGTAGAAGAAATCGAAACAGCCAAAGAACCTGTTGAAACTATTGAAACTTCACCCGCTCCAGTTGACGAGGAGCCATCAGTCGCCATCGCTGAAGCCCAGACGGATACCAAAACTGAAGGTGATCAACAGCCCGAAGAAGTTGCAGAAAGCCGAGCTGACTCTGATAAACTGGAAGCTGAACCGGAAGAGGAAGAGGCTgaggatgaagatgaagaagaaggtgAAGACGACACTGAACGATCTGACGATGCCACTGAAggagaagaaggagaagaagaaggcgaGGAAACTGAAGCTGAAGAACGTGTCGACGTCGTTGAGGGAGAGGCTGAAAAAGATGTGACATCACGCATTGATGGAGAAGATACCACCGAAGTTGGATCCGCTGCTGATGGCTCAATGGAAAGTGAAGCTCGTGCCTTCCAGCGCCGCCTCCTCGATCTGATGGTTAGCGAAGCCAAAGAAGTCCTCATGGCTGCCATGCCCGATCGCTCTGCCATCGAAACTTTCCGTTTCATGCCTCTGTTTAAACCCAAGTACAAGAGCAGCAAGCAGAGCTACGATCGCCCTGCAAAAGCGAAGAAAGTGAAACCTTATAAGAAAGCCAAGAAAACCAAGAAGCAAAGGAAGCCCAAGAAGCCTAAGGgttacaagaagaagaagcccACTTATTCCGCACCTACCTATACCGCTCCATCAGCCCCAGCCTACAATGCTCCAGCTTACAGCGGGCCAGCTGCAGCCTACAATACTCCTGCTTACAACGCCCCAGCGGCTCCTGCCTACAACGCCCCTGCTGCTCCAGCATACAGTCCTCCGGCTTACAATCCTCCTGCCCCGGCCTACAGTGCTCCATCTTACAATCCTCCGGCTCACAAACCCAAGCCAACATACAGCGCTCCTACGCAAACTTACGCAGCTCCATCGTACGAAGCACCAAAAGCCCCTGCTTATGAAGCACCTAAACCAGCCTATGAAGCTCCTAAACCAGCCTATGAAGCTCCTAAACCTGCATATGAAGCTCCTAAACCTACGTACGGTGCCCCGAAACCTGCACACAAGCCACCAAAGTCGACCTATAAGGCTCCCAAGGCGAAACCAGTTCACCACCCTAAACCAACATACGGAGCTCCTACGCCAACATACTCCGCTCCGTCATATTCACCACCATCGACGCCATCTTATTCCCCGCCATCGACGCCATCTTATTCTCCACCTTCCCCACCAGCTTACTCTGCACCTTCCCCACCAGCTTACTCTCCACCTTCCCCACCGGCTTACTCTCCACCTTCCCCACCGGCTTACTCCCCCCCATCTGAGCCCTCTTACTCACCACCATCTGAGCCGTCTTACTCACCACCATCTGAGCCGTCTTACTCACCGCCATCATATCAGCCGCCATCATATCAGCCACCTTCATACCCATCACCATCTTATTCGCCACCATCTTATTCGCCACCATCTTATTCGCCACCATCTGAACCATCTTATTCACCGCCCTCCTATTCCCCACCATCGCAGCCATCGTACTCGCCGCCATCTGAGTCTTCGTATCCATCACCATCCTTGCCATCGTTCGAGCCTCCATCTTTCGATTCATCTTCGTTCCCTTCGCCACCATTCTCACCGCCATCTTACTCTTCACCATCTTACAGCGCGCCATCTCCACCATCTTATTCGCCACCTTCCGAGCCGTCCTACAATACACCATCTGAGCCATCTTATAATCAACCTACCGAGCCATCTTACCCAACGCCATCACCACCTTCGTACGAAGCGCCATCCTATTCTCCACCGACTGAGCCGCAACAATACATTCCCCCTGCAGGAGCTCCATCCTACGAACCTCAATACCCCATTCGCCCAGAGGTTGGTGGTTACAACAATTTCGGTTCCGGATTCCCAGGAGCGCCAGTTCCATCTGATCCATTCGCGTTGAGCTTCGAACCCGATCAGTATTCCTTCGACCCAGCTAGCCAAATTGTCAGCCGACCAGCTGAGCAGGAATGGATTCCACCCCCGAATTTCGGCGATGAGGATGAATTCAACAACCCAGGAGAGCAGACAGCACATAGCATTCAAGAATCAGTTCCTACACAAAATACGTACCAGAAACCCGATTACCCGGCTCCGTACAAGCCACCAACTAACTATGTCCGCCCACCTCCCAGCTCGCCTCGCCCACCTGTCCAAGTTGCCTACCGACCTCGGCCTACTACCCCGGCACCTTACCAGCGACCAGCAGCTCCGACGATCCCACCGTACCAGCGCCCAGCAACACCCACTATCCCACCATACCAGCGCCCAGCTCCATTGAGTATTCCATCTTATCAACGACCAGCACCTTCCCCGCAGACAACCGAAGCTGCTCCTCCTGCCACGACGCCTTCCTACATTGCCCCACCAACTACACCACAACCGAACGAGCGTCCGTCTACTTATCCGTCCTATCCGACTTTCCCTCCCTTCCACAACTACAACCCCAACAACGAGGGACTACCTTTGAAGTTCCAGACTTTTGGAAAAGCTCCACAAGCTATTCAGCCACAACAAGCAGAAGATGACGCAGATgaagacgacgatgacgaGGTAGAAACTAATCCAGGAGCTTTCAAACCAGAACAACCTCAGTTCTCCCAACAGCCCGATTTCTCCCAACAACAACCAGAATTCCCTCTGCAACAGCAAGAATTCCCCCAACAACCCCAGCAAGAGTTCCCGCTACAACAGCAAGAGTTCCCGCTGCAACAGCAGGAGTTCCCGCTGCAACAGCAGGAGTTCCCGCTACAACAGCAAGAGTTCCCCCTACAACAGCAAGAATTTCCCCGACAACCCCAACAAGAATTCCCCCTACAACAGGAAGTGTTCCCTCAACAACAACCGGAATTCCCCCTACAACAACAAGAATTCCCCCAACAAGAACCGGAATTCCCCCTGCAACAAGAAGAATTTCCTCAACAGCAACAAGAATTTGCCCAGCAGCCGCAACAAGAATTCCCTCAACAGCCGCAACAAGAATTCCCCCAACAGCAGCCGGAACAACCGTTCCAACTCGACGAACAAGAAGAGGTGCCTGAACAAACGCAAAATGTACCTGAAGAAACACCTAGCAGTTTCCAGGGCTTCCAGGAAAACAGCGAACCACCTAGGTTCCCCGAGTTCCAATCGGACGACGTGGATGCGGCTCCATTCCCCGTCGCTCCCCTACAAGAAGACGCAGATGATTCTCCAGTAGATGTCGATACAGCTCAGACCACCGATTTCCCAACGTTCAACTCCGAAGAGCCAACTGCCGACGCGGAAGCGCCCCAGGAAGGACGATTCGCAGAGGACATAGGATTCAAGCGACCCAGCAGCTCTCGTCGCAGACCTGTTAACAACCAAAGAattaggccaggtcagaaagaCAACACACAAGTCAGTGACGATCCATTTTTCAGCCGAGTCAACAGCGACGACACTTACGGGCCTTTCGAGTTCAAGAAAATCTTCGGTGGTAAgtcattaaaaagaaatttcaaattgtgaaGGGCAGAGAGCAAGATGAACAGATAACATTTTATGGCTTAACCGTTTCTGTAGACGTTGCCTGGCCCAAAGAAGACGAGCCTTCCGGGTTCTCTAGCGATTTCGCAGGCAGACCCAACCGACCCCAAAACAGGCAGCAATCCAGAGCCAGAACGGGCGCCGCGGCCAGCAATGCTGAGACCAGCGTTATAAGGCCTTACTCAGACAGGACTGCTTTGCCCAGCAGCGGCCAATCTAATTTGAACAGGAGACTGCAGTCTCGGCGCAACAACTATGGGGAACGACGAAACTCAGCCGTAATGCTTGGCTTCGCTTGACTCGTTTCGTTGCTTGAAATTGTTTATGTAATTccgtgttgtttgttttcgcTGCTCAGTCGGTTGACGCAGAACAGGAGGATGTGCAAAAGCCAGAGGCTAAATCAACGGATTCGGCGGTTGAAAACCCTGATCTATCCAACCATTCTTCTTCGGTCGATGCCCCATCACAACGCCGCCCATCATTTCGAAGTAAGAATAacctaataaaaaaaggaataattaAAGGAATAAtctaaaattgaaatattaCGACAATAAAGGGACTAGTCCAGCCAACAAACCCAAGCCAGTTGAATCATCCGAACCTGCCGCATCCAAGTCCAATGATGAAaagagcagcagcaacaagaGCACGGCCGCCATTTCACTGAGCGAAAGACGTGCAGCAGCACGTGAACGTATGCTCAACAACAGGAGAATCCAGCAAAAACGTATTTCATCTACTGAGTGAAGTGGAAaaccacacacaaaaaccgagCTCACACTGGAATGATCATTTCGACTTATTGGTTATTGTTATAGTTTGCTTTATTTGTTCTCGCTGCTTTAATTCTCTTTTTATCTTGTTGACTCGAATTAGTAGTTATGATTAATTGATTATTACCATCTATCTCACCTTCCCCAAAACCACAACCATTATTAACTAGTTAACGTAAATTATAATGAATGAGTGTTACGCGACTCTTTGCGAGGCACAGAGGGGCTGGTCCCTGATTCTGACATTACTTGCCGGCTTTAATAAACATGGATGAAGAAATGTACTTGGATTTTGGAATCTCATTTCATGTTTATGTAGATACTATTAACGTGCGGATTTCCATTGGATTTAGCACAAGTTCATCAGCGTTTAGAGTCCTAATGTGCCTGTTGGCTGCCAAGTTAACTTCTTCTACAGTTTGGATCTTTAGCGTTGGAAAAAGTCCCTGTACAAGGAGGATAATTGtacgaaggaaaaaaaaaaaaaaaaaaaaaaaatctgagaaCATTCCGGTATTTCGGTCAGACGAAACTAATTACCTTAAGAGAAATGGTGACTGGATGAGAAAATCTCTCGTCCTCGCCGACGCCgtaaaaatgttcaaaacGAACCAAAACGCGGCCTTCATCGTCCCAGGGTTCCAAAGTGAGAAGATTTACATTCGGCGGGAGGTCTCGGTTGATCAGAGCCAACTAATTAGAAAGCGGGAAAAGCACAACATAAATGCCCGTCCCTATTAATAGGGCTATGTCAAAATGAATACCTCCATCCGATAAGATTggcgaaattcttcggctgaGAATGTCGTGGGAGCGAACATAAGAATAGGAGGATGAACCATTCGCTGCGCTAAAAATCGCGCTACGGTTCCAGTATTTCCCAACATGAGCCAATGCGTTCCTCTGGCAGCCAAACCGACGCCATACGCTGTTTCATTCAAAGCCTCGCCAACTCCAAATGCATCGTCATGCAACAGTCGTCGGTGAATCTGTTGAGAATTGTTCACATTAAGACGAGACAATAGTTTCATTTGTTCATATTATAACGGTACTACCATAAACTCCAGGGAACCGGGTAGCAAACTAGACACCCCTTGAGCCCGATCGTTCAAAACTGTCATCCTCATTTTCGTCAATTTATCCTCCACATAAGCGAATGAATTGACTGGATAAAAGTTTCCAGCTGTGGGCTCAGTAATGTTGAGCTTGTAGGTCGTCTGATGGTTAAGTTGGCGCTCCAACACTTCTCGGCCGTTTGAATCGGTGTAGAAGGTCCCGTTGTTTCGGATGGCGGGGACAGTAAAACGTGAAATGTATTCTTTCCCAATTCCATCCTCAATTGGAATGGGGCCCAAAATCCAATCCAGTTCGATGTAAGATGCGTTGCGATGAAGACGGAAAATTTGCATTGTGTTAGCGCTGAAgtgttgttgaatttccgtAACGATCGGACCGAAAATGGTAGTCAGCTTGGTAACGGGCTGGAGAGGGAAAGCTTCGGTTCCGTTCGGTCGGAAGATGTAAGCGCCCGAAGCGCGAAATTCAAACCGACTATTGTTACCCGACATTCCTCGATAGAACAGCAGTTGCTGCTTGAACATTTCGTTGCCAACTTGTATCAAATGGCCAGTCTGGCGATCAAATGTCAACGATAAACCATAGGCCGATACAGTGACGTCTTTTTCATTTGGCAAATCAATCGTTCTTGATCGCGAACGTAACATCCGCTTGCCTGGTTTGCCTTCTGGAGTTTGAACATGATAGGAGCGAAGACCTAAGGGTGGCAGATCTTCAGCTATAAAGACAAGTTCATTCGTAGCAGTGCTATTGCGGCCTGGGAGACGTAAAACAGCTTCGGCGATTGGTACCATCTGTGACGCAACTAATCTACCCTCATGATCGGTAACGGCGTAAGATCCATCAGCAACTGGTATTCGGACAGTATGACTGGAACGTAGGCTAACTGTATTGTAGAGCGTGACAATAAACGGTGCATTCTGTTCTGTCGTCCAACACTGGCTGATATTCAGCATTGTGCAGTATTCTTGTCTCATAGTTGATCCATTCAATGACAGCAGGTGGTTGAACGATTCCGAAAATATTTTGGTACAACTGCGAATACCTTGGTCTAGACGTAGTAAATAATCATTATTCACATGCTGTTTAGCAGTGCCTGTTACGGCGTCATGGTGCTGAGCAATCGCCTGGCTTCGTTGAAATTGGAAAAGAACGTTGGAGCGCCTCTTGACGGTCATCgcttgaatctgtttacaagCTCGAAGCAAATTACTACTGTGCCGAACCAATCCTTTGAAAGTCGGGCGTGAGGTAAAATACCCCGTCCAGTAGGCATGTGGGTCACTTGCGTATGGGAAAAAATCGTCCGTTTTGCGCGGTAACGCTTCGGCGAACGCGTTTTTCACCGCTTCACCGTAACACGAAGGTGTTGAGTAAAACAGGCGTATGTTGCTGCTTAAGTAGACTTTGTTTATATACCTAAAAGTGTTTAATATTAAGAAGTGTTTGTTATTTACAACATACTGTAGCCATTagttatgtatatatatattttttacttgaTTAGTTTGTCGAGATTCTTGTACCATGTGTGGGCATTTTGATAGTGGAAGTCTTCGCCCATGGTTATGATGATATTGTTGGTTCTGTAATGCTTTGATTGCTCCAATATATAGGCTACCAATTGTTTCGACTAGATAAAAGTTTCTTTGTTATTGCTTAAATTTATTCATGATTCTAGAATAAAGCAAGAGGATGTAATACTTACTCGGCGATCAATGTTGAACATGGGACTGTCGGGATCGTCTACTATAGTTTCATCCCCACAAAGAACATCAAAACAAAATCCAGGCGGAGGACTGTACGTATTGTACAACACTCCAGTGAAGATGCTGGTGTTCAAACTATCAGACGCAACCCATGTCATCTCCATTTCTCTATTACTTAATCGAGAAGCTTTATCTTGGTAGTCAATCCTACCGAGAAAGAGGTATTCAAAACCCATTTGTGCAAAAATGGAGGCCTGCTCTCTTGAATGCCCGAATGGATCGATTTGCCAAACAGCTTTTGGAGCAGCACAGCCACCAAACGTATCATTTAGAAATTTCAATCCCAGAGTCATTTGATCGACGATGTCAACATACTATGCAACGATTATGTTTTGGGATTATTTTCTTAAACAAATATTGTTTTCTATATTGCTAAATAATACCGACGCGGCAGCTTCATCGTTCATGCACCAGCCTCCACCGACAAATTCTAGTTGCCCTCTAcagaaaaccaaaacaaagaaTGCATAGActaaaaaaccagaaaaagaTTTCTCTCACAACAATCCCTATATACTACCTTTCAACTACTTTGTGGGTCTTTCTTTTCATATGACTGCTTTGTTCTTTCCACCAGTGTGAAAAAAATTCCATCTCAACACTAACAAACTTCTTCTCTGAATCTTTCCACAGTTCTTCAAGAACTGAATCATAAATGTACTGAACACCAGCATTCTGGATCGAGTTATTAGCTGCAAGTCACAAAAGTACACATGTAAAAAGGCATAACCTTATATTATCATGTACAGACCCTTGCTTTTACACAGCCTTACCTCCATAATAATACTGCTCAACGGTTTTCAACCAGCCAACATCTGCCAAGGAGACATGGAATGAGATCAAGTATGGGACTCAGAGTTTTCCCTaccaaaaattgtaaacaGTTTTTTACCATCATGAGAATGAGGAACAATATGAACATTCAAGAAGTCTTTTTCAACTTGTGGACAAGcctgaaataaagaaaatgtcaaACAATACGTTGCTTTTCCGTAGAGATTAACAGAGAACTTTTGTTTACGTTCGATGAATAGTAACACGCTGTTTCTCCATATTTTAACAAGCTAtatagaagagaaaaaattgttATAATACATTTCTGCATGACGAAAGCCAAAAACGATTGTATCTTGGAATTGCAAACTAGAATCGAGCAAATCTCTGTTGTAAAATCCACCTCGATTCATAGGAAATTACCGCCCACCCCTCATGTTTGTGTACAGTGGTGTCGTTTTCGGAAATTCGTAGAAAAAATCAAGGCCAAAACCGGCTTAAAGTCCAAAACTAGCCATGTAAATGTAAACAATGACAGCAACTAAAATGAAATTTGGTTTTGGAAAAGCATTGGATTGTAAAATAAATTAGTAGGCAAATTGGCCGAAAAATTTCTCTATCTACAGACTACAGCATAACTCGTTTTTACTCGAGTGCGTATTACTGCGAATGCTGACGCATAAGATAAACATGTCGTCACCGACTAATGCGGCAGAGCTTTCAACACGATGATGGACGTGCTGGACACATGCAACGCCTGTTGAGCAACTTTCTCGATGACGAATGTGGCATGAATGCAATAAACACTTTTGATTATGAAAAAAACATAacgcaatttttttcttctaagtTGGATAggtacaaaaaaatatatcaaaaTACGTTTTCTAAACGAATAAATGTGACAAAAATGGCTACAAgataactttatttttttgccttcATTACCTTTTGTCGCTTCGTCTATACAACAAACATTTAAATGGACAAATATCGATCTATGTACATGCACCACTTTTGTCTAGAACCTTTTTgactaaaataaattttcaaatcGTCAATTTAAAACTACTTGCTCTGCCAAAGTGGGACGCCAACAAAAGCGATACCTTTAACTTGTCCaaccaaaaaatattttggctTTCTTTCAAATGTTGTCATTTAGCAAAGGATTTACTCTTAAATTCGTGTGTGACGATTCAAGCATCCAAAAATTCCATTCTATTTCAGGAGGACATTCATGACAACTTTTGGACATTGAGTTCGTTTTCTCGAAAGATAAAAACGAACATGTTTATTTATGTTCACTCCCATTTCTTCCTGAACGGCCCCTATCTTGGATGGATTTTGTTTATAGTCAACTGTCTCGGTGGCGAAAAGTTAGAATGAAAGAAAGTTATTTAAAAACTAagactgaaaaaaaatatatatatattaattcGAGTCTGCATGCGAACGATAAGCTAGAGGTGTATCGCGCGTCGCACACTTCACACAGCACCTTTTTGTAAGCTAAATCTAGCCAGCGTGTGGCCGATGTTCAAGCCAAAATTCTAAGGCCATAAGAAACATTTTGGCGGCAgctgcaaaaaagaaaacttaaaaCCCGGTTGATACTCCATACCAACTTGGGTAAGGAACTTGACGCAGTATTTAACATTTAACATTTCTAGATGAATGTGAAAGGGTTTGCATGATGATAAACATAAAATATGATGAAAGACAAAATAGCTGATTGTTCAGGAACAGCTGGACTCCAAAGTTTTAGATACCTAAATTCAGAGAGAGGGAAATCAATTATCAGAAGGACAAGAtctaaatagaaaaaaaaaaacatacgcGAAAGCACAACCCAACCATCATCAGGTAAAGGCGACGATCTCGACTTATCAGCAGGCTGTGgaacttgttgttgttgctgctgctgctgcatcTGTAACTGTTCTCGATGAACTTTGCTGAGCTGCTCTTTAAGATTTCGATGGAACTCgagaagactttttttttcattttcgagCCGAACAAACTCTTCTACCGATCTCTGTAACTCCGATTGTTCCAGCGGCTGTTGACTAGATCGTCGCTGTTCGGTTTGTTGTCGTTTTTTGGTCTCTTCTAAATGCTCAACCAGGTCGTTGCAATACTTGGTCATCCACTGCAGCTCCTTCTGGACTTCCAGATATTCTTTCGCCATCTTTTTACAACACACACGAATTTAATCCATGTCAAAAGGATTTCCATATTAACGTTACCTTTCGGTGTTCTTCGTAGACCCTCATTGACACTTGACTAGTAGGACATGGTGGAATAGGTCTCAACGACGGATGCAACATGAAAAAGATATCGTCGATCGGCTGCTCTCCTGTCACGGAATTGCTTTCACCTGCAATCAAAAGAAAGACACGACCCGATGAACCGATTATTTTGAGATTTGCAAAAATATCCAGTATGCATTCTTCTCGATGATTAAAACTTGTGGGCTTAAGGAATAGTTCACGTACAGTAGAGGAACCACCAATAATGCCAGCACAAAATGCTAATCTCCGTTACTTCGGCATCGTCGCCGAATTGCGACGCTACCGACTCCATCGCCGACATAAGGAATTCCGTCATTCGATCACTTAAATCCATTTGCATGTCGTTTTTATTGCACGAATTCGTGTAGATTCGACTCGGTCGTGGTGAAATCGGCGTGTTGACTGTTAGATTTTTATAACTAGACTTTggatttcttctctttctccgCCACACACGAAGTGTAAAACAGAGACAAAGAACGAGAGGGGAAAGGAAAAGCTTAGGACTGTAGAAAAGGCTAGAAAGG
This genomic stretch from Daphnia magna isolate NIES linkage group LG10, ASM2063170v1.1, whole genome shotgun sequence harbors:
- the LOC116931559 gene encoding titin, yielding MQQKQQPFAFVAMAAILVLGIASIAETARPRQVYLDQIMMESQGPSEVIVPAPALNQEMQALRERFMKARSRFGQRQTTASEVVETTETDAPEQDETVERVTVENISDSSSSTTTLSLDNEEIPKVEEIETAKEPVETIETSPAPVDEEPSVAIAEAQTDTKTEGDQQPEEVAESRADSDKLEAEPEEEEAEDEDEEEGEDDTERSDDATEGEEGEEEGEETEAEERVDVVEGEAEKDVTSRIDGEDTTEVGSAADGSMESEARAFQRRLLDLMVSEAKEVLMAAMPDRSAIETFRFMPLFKPKYKSSKQSYDRPAKAKKVKPYKKAKKTKKQRKPKKPKGYKKKKPTYSAPTYTAPSAPAYNAPAYSGPAAAYNTPAYNAPAAPAYNAPAAPAYSPPAYNPPAPAYSAPSYNPPAHKPKPTYSAPTQTYAAPSYEAPKAPAYEAPKPAYEAPKPAYEAPKPAYEAPKPTYGAPKPAHKPPKSTYKAPKAKPVHHPKPTYGAPTPTYSAPSYSPPSTPSYSPPSTPSYSPPSPPAYSAPSPPAYSPPSPPAYSPPSPPAYSPPSEPSYSPPSEPSYSPPSEPSYSPPSYQPPSYQPPSYPSPSYSPPSYSPPSYSPPSEPSYSPPSYSPPSQPSYSPPSESSYPSPSLPSFEPPSFDSSSFPSPPFSPPSYSSPSYSAPSPPSYSPPSEPSYNTPSEPSYNQPTEPSYPTPSPPSYEAPSYSPPTEPQQYIPPAGAPSYEPQYPIRPEVGGYNNFGSGFPGAPVPSDPFALSFEPDQYSFDPASQIVSRPAEQEWIPPPNFGDEDEFNNPGEQTAHSIQESVPTQNTYQKPDYPAPYKPPTNYVRPPPSSPRPPVQVAYRPRPTTPAPYQRPAAPTIPPYQRPATPTIPPYQRPAPLSIPSYQRPAPSPQTTEAAPPATTPSYIAPPTTPQPNERPSTYPSYPTFPPFHNYNPNNEGLPLKFQTFGKAPQAIQPQQAEDDADEDDDDEVETNPGAFKPEQPQFSQQPDFSQQQPEFPLQQQEFPQQPQQEFPLQQQEFPLQQQEFPLQQQEFPLQQQEFPLQQQEFPRQPQQEFPLQQEVFPQQQPEFPLQQQEFPQQEPEFPLQQEEFPQQQQEFAQQPQQEFPQQPQQEFPQQQPEQPFQLDEQEEVPEQTQNVPEETPSSFQGFQENSEPPRFPEFQSDDVDAAPFPVAPLQEDADDSPVDVDTAQTTDFPTFNSEEPTADAEAPQEGRFAEDIGFKRPSSSRRRPVNNQRIRPGQKDNTQVSDDPFFSRVNSDDTYGPFEFKKIFGDVAWPKEDEPSGFSSDFAGRPNRPQNRQQSRARTGAAASNAETSVIRPYSDRTALPSSGQSNLNRRLQSRRNNYGERRNSASVDAEQEDVQKPEAKSTDSAVENPDLSNHSSSVDAPSQRRPSFRRTSPANKPKPVESSEPAASKSNDEKSSSNKSTAAISLSERRAAARERMLNNRRIQQKRISSTE
- the LOC116931561 gene encoding lysosomal alpha-mannosidase, with product MQKCIITIFSLLYSLLKYGETACYYSSNACPQVEKDFLNVHIVPHSHDDVGWLKTVEQYYYGANNSIQNAGVQYIYDSVLEELWKDSEKKFVSVEMEFFSHWWKEQSSHMKRKTHKVVERGQLEFVGGGWCMNDEAAASYVDIVDQMTLGLKFLNDTFGGCAAPKAVWQIDPFGHSREQASIFAQMGFEYLFLGRIDYQDKASRLSNREMEMTWVASDSLNTSIFTGVLYNTYSPPPGFCFDVLCGDETIVDDPDSPMFNIDRRSKQLVAYILEQSKHYRTNNIIITMGEDFHYQNAHTWYKNLDKLIKYINKVYLSSNIRLFYSTPSCYGEAVKNAFAEALPRKTDDFFPYASDPHAYWTGYFTSRPTFKGLVRHSSNLLRACKQIQAMTVKRRSNVLFQFQRSQAIAQHHDAVTGTAKQHVNNDYLLRLDQGIRSCTKIFSESFNHLLSLNGSTMRQEYCTMLNISQCWTTEQNAPFIVTLYNTVSLRSSHTVRIPVADGSYAVTDHEGRLVASQMVPIAEAVLRLPGRNSTATNELVFIAEDLPPLGLRSYHVQTPEGKPGKRMLRSRSRTIDLPNEKDVTVSAYGLSLTFDRQTGHLIQVGNEMFKQQLLFYRGMSGNNSRFEFRASGAYIFRPNGTEAFPLQPVTKLTTIFGPIVTEIQQHFSANTMQIFRLHRNASYIELDWILGPIPIEDGIGKEYISRFTVPAIRNNGTFYTDSNGREVLERQLNHQTTYKLNITEPTAGNFYPVNSFAYVEDKLTKMRMTVLNDRAQGVSSLLPGSLEFMIHRRLLHDDAFGVGEALNETAYGVGLAARGTHWLMLGNTGTVARFLAQRMVHPPILMFAPTTFSAEEFRQSYRMELALINRDLPPNVNLLTLEPWDDEGRVLVRFEHFYGVGEDERFSHPVTISLKGLFPTLKIQTVEEVNLAANRHIRTLNADELVLNPMEIRTLIVST